The Primulina eburnea isolate SZY01 chromosome 8, ASM2296580v1, whole genome shotgun sequence genome contains a region encoding:
- the LOC140838044 gene encoding putative germin-like protein 9-2: MSFGKKTIFLVLVALTICHTAKAGDPDILTDFILPPNSSQVDGNFFTFTGLRSLVSDPIPPFFKVFKANMEQLPALNGLSVSFAALVYPSNSVNPVHTHPRSAELLFVILGSLEVGFVDTKNKLYTQTLQTGDIFVFPKGLVHYQYNADYKNPAIAISAFGSANPGTVSLPNTLFNSTTDDSVLALSFKTDVATIKKIKAGLQG; encoded by the coding sequence ATGTCTTTCGGCAAGAAAACGATATTTTTAGTGCTAGTTGCACTCACAATATGCCACACAGCAAAGGCAGGAGATCCTGATATCCTCACAGACTTTATCCTACCACCGAACTCGTCGCAAGTCGATGGAAACTTCTTCACATTCACGGGTCTTCGATCCCTCGTTTCCGACCCAATCCCTCCATTCTTCAAAGTTTTCAAAGCAAACATGGAACAACTACCTGCCTTGAACGGACTGAGTGTATCCTTTGCTGCCTTAGTCTACCCGAGCAACTCGGTCAACCCGGTTCACACGCACCCCCGATCCGCGGAGCTCTTGTTCGTGATCCTGGGTTCATTAGAGGTCGGATTTGTGGACACGAAAAATAAGCTCTACACTCAAACTTTGCAAACAGGTGACATTTTTGTGTTTCCTAAAGGACTGGTGCATTACCAGTATAATGCTGATTACAAGAATCCGGCTATCGCTATTTCTGCGTTCGGGAGTGCTAATCCGGGTACCGTTTCGTTGCCGAACACCCTGTTTAATTCCACCACTGATGACAGTGTTTTGGctctgtctttcaagactgatgtTGCCACTATTAAGAAGATTAAGGCGGGGTTACAGGGATAA
- the LOC140840019 gene encoding uncharacterized protein, which yields MEQLAGAASRSFNHRRSPISTDRFLGTFQPQSSAATPPLELSEHDIFSSPSGSSSPSNLDANPSLSPAVNAQNHGQKNHGILAALNDTPKARSGSSSRPVFNHKVSTSVSLSSSSSTSPSTSFSSRIMIPKRPPPLPSQVDRMRLYHQSAPVNVPMIPEALRKKVMEFEGVLLEEEEEEWKGTP from the coding sequence ATGGAACAACTCGCGGGCGCCGCCTCCCGTTCCTTCAACCACCGCCGTAGCCCTATCTCCACTGATAGGTTCTTGGGGACATTTCAACCTCAATCGTCCGCCGCCACGCCTCCTCTGGAACTCTCCGAACACGATATTTTTAGCTCCCCTTCCGGTAGTTCTTCCCCATCGAACCTCGACGCGAATCCCAGTCTCAGCCCCGCCGTGAACGCGCAGAACCACGGCCAGAAGAATCATGGTATCTTAGCTGCCCTGAATGACACCCCGAAAGCCCGATCAGGATCCAGTTCCAGGCCCGTGTTCAACCACAAGGTGTCCACTTCGGTGTCCCTCTCCTCTTCCTCTTCCACTTCTCCATCCACGTCGTTCTCGTCTCGGATAATGATACCAAAGCGGCCTCCTCCTCTGCCTTCTCAGGTGGACAGGATGCGTTTGTACCACCAATCGGCACCGGTTAATGTGCCGATGATTCCCGAGGCTTTGAGAAAGAAGGTGATGGAATTTGAAGGTGTCTTACTGgaagaggaggaggaggagtggAAGGGAACTCCGTGA
- the LOC140840018 gene encoding mitochondrial fission protein ELM1, which translates to MKPIRLPEPPGSPQSMGGVPDIFEGGVYGVIRRAVVIGNGFPASENQSIGLVRALGLSERQTLYRVTRPTGGINELLHWLPVSFHKKLYYIICQIYGLSRILVAGRGKKITHSPTVNGRGIGLSSVLEADVNNIVRMAKETFEKDGPLLVVASGRDTISIASSIKRLASENVFVVQIQHPRYHLDRFDMVVTPQHDYYPLTPSAQEQVPRFLRKWITPREVPDGHVILTVGALHQIDFAALRNAAKAWQDEFASLPKPLLVVNIGGPTRYCRYSTDLAKQLIASLHNVLTSCGSVRISFTRRTPGKVSKIIQKELGTNPKVYIWDGEEPNPHMGHLAWADAFIITADSVSMLSEACSTGKPVYVIGAERCTWKFVEFHKKLRERGMVRPFTGLEDISESWSYPPLNDTADAANQVHKALAQRGWKLRL; encoded by the exons ATGAAGCCTATACGGCTTCCGGAGCCACCTGGTAGCCCACAATCAATGGGGGGAGTGCCTGATATATTCGAAGGAGGAGTTTATGGAGTTATCCGCCGTGCGGTTGTGATCGGAAACGGTTTCCCGGCTAGCGAAAATCAGAGCATCGGATTGGTTCGGGCACTAGGCTTGTCTGAAAGGCAAACTCTCTAT AGGGTCACTAGACCAACCGGAGGAATCAATGAGTTGCTACACTGGCTCCCAGTGTCTTTCCACAAGAAGTTGTATTACATTATTTGCCAGATATATGGATTATCACGGATTTTGGTTGCTGGAAGGGGAAAGAAAATAACACATTCCCCTACTGTGAATGGTAGGGGCATTGGCTTGTCATCTGTGTTGGAGGCTGATGTAAACAATATTGTGAGAATGGCTAAGGAAACTTTCGAGAA GGATGGCCCACTGCTTGTGGTTGCATCTGGCAGAGACACCATCTCGATTGCAAGTTCTATAAAAAGATTAGCATCTGAGAATGTGTTTGTTGTGCAG ATTCAGCATCCAAGATACCATTTGGACAGGTTTGATATGGTCGTCACGCCACAGCACGATTATTACCCTTTGACCCCTTCTGCGCAGGAGCAGGTTCCTCGGTTTCTAAGGAAATGGATAACGCCGCGTGAAGTTCCTGATGGGCATGTT ATCCTCACAGTCGGGGCACTTCATCAAATAGATTTTGCTGCGCTTCGTAATGCAGCTAAAGCCTGGCAGGATGAGTTTGCGTCTTTACCTAAGCCTTTGCTAGTAGTCAACATTGGAGGGCCTACAA GATACTGCAGATATAGCACAGACCTAGCTAAGCAGCTTATTGCTTCTTTGCATAATGTTCTAACGAGCTGTGGAAGTGTGAGGATATCATTCACAAGGCGTACACCTGGAAAG GTTTCTAAAATTATTCAGAAAGAACTTGGAACGAATCCGAAAGTATACATATGGGATGGTGAAG AACCAAATCCGCATATGGGACATCTAGCTTGGGCCGATGCTTTCATAATCACTGCTGATTCAGTTAGTATGTTGAGTGAAGCCTGCAGCACTGG GAAGCCTGTTTATGTTATTGGAGCTGAACGTTGTACCTGGAAGTTTGTGGAATTCCATAAGAAGCTAAGAGAAAGAGGCATGGTTCGACCATTTACAGGTCTTGAAGAT atATCTGAAAGCTGGAGTTATCCTCCTCTAAATGATACTGCAGACGCTGCCAATCAGGTTCATAAAGCACTTGCTCAGCGTGGATGGAAATTACGATTATAA